The following proteins are co-located in the Takifugu flavidus isolate HTHZ2018 chromosome 16, ASM371156v2, whole genome shotgun sequence genome:
- the LOC130513159 gene encoding pleckstrin homology domain-containing family G member 3 isoform X5, whose protein sequence is MPEESHSALHQGPMGEESPQLSPSLPTSEHEQANVDLGADCCGHLCVELPDKEGERPVSLVSTLSSDSSRDGRSLFGSTATLPSSTTPPAQSEEDIDLELSPPEGTSSQTGDQSPALTGSRGRWHEQLASNGMRNQWNGNTGCSNRKASGETPYIKDSPVITDAMAPNPKLTYVDRVVMEIIETERMYVKDLRSIVEDYLAHIIDMSNLPIRPEQVCALFGNIEDIYEFNSELLQSLDMCDNDPVAIAQCFVDKSEYFEIYTQYCTNYPNSVAALTDCMRNKTLAKFFRDRQASLKRSLPLGSYLLKPVQRILKYHLLLQEIAKHFDPHEEGYEVIQEAIKTMTGVAWYINDMKRKHEHAVRVQEIQSLLINWKGPDLTTYGELALEGTFHVLRAKNTRTLFLFDRMLLITKKRGEHYVYKTHISCSTLMLLDSAKDPLLFSVIHFKHPKQPHTVQAKSVEEKRLWAQHIKRLILENHNAIVPQKAREGTSDISDSPGKYHYSPERLKKTESCHRDEFHLGRRNGRRSSEPAKQLIKNAKVFHAAVLKDDPSGDLAEQKADKSEEVTPPRPEDKEEEMAVEESPTAQTTVADLGPVDSEEQKLDHQVTERCSQSPLSPSSPVPQNFKASESQDSSRETGEDGDVESDSSGLPAEDTSMLSNGGLSEEEEMVLSGNKGILPVSVLDQAGIIAEGFMSSLSRRSSLVSEELAFSSPFVHSPSALEVETEVVANFTPEPQETPLQPEERTLSEGERRSTLSKQDRLLIHKIRRYYEHAEHQDANFSIKRRESLSYIPAGLVRNLSQQLNVGPRDQAALAYRKGQSRNRPTSWAVFDLPGLGKSKNIQHHKVPELKISPVEAKTWSQSGADPREEAFRPSADMLRVWDDMEMAQKGQQIPEEACDDSRTLLDTESDILEICMNEEPPQGPIESENCPPPKESPTSSLRTSFPAVQEEPPQESTTQEKNHFGPAHLPKIVTFQKCAEEDQILEDMGRMKNKVFQLARQYSQRIKNNRPLVWQRNRGTNQQGFKNVPSAQEKSGKPNLRLSISPSDQPLIHDESSLSPVQSPRSASSPEQTLSPSHSMQSDRFLWPDVQELRTKYTSQSSKLNCTAPNGMVKCSTSGCQGCPSHYNSLFDLRRAAADCHRTEALPKRSRGEEDPAQHTLHPPLCRWSSLDHVLGSLPLHEVQNLQDAASPGCTGGQVRLAARENGTTHAEVEALQEGSDCSTKSKLAESHLVKSLREKFQSLSATS, encoded by the exons AATCTCCTCAGTTGTCTCCGTCCCTCCCCACCAGCGAACATGAGCAGGCCAACGTCGATTTGGGCGCAGACTGCTGCGGCCATCTGTGCGTGGAGCTGCCGGACAAGGAGGGCGAGCGTCCAGTGAGTCTGGTGTCCACCCTGTCCTCGGATTCATCCCGTGATGGTCGCAGCCTTTTCGGGAGCACTGCTACGCTTCCTTCCTCCACCACCCCGCCCGCACAAAGCGAGGAGGATATCGACCTGGAGCTGAGTCCACCCGAAGGCACCAGCAGCCAGACTGGGGACCAGAGTCCCGCGTTAACAGGGTCCAGGGGCCGCTGGCACGAGCAGCTGGCATCAAACGGAATGAGAAACCAGTGGAACGGCAACACCGGCTGCTCCAACAGGAAAGCCAGCGGGGAGACTCCGTACATCAAAGACTCTCCCGTCATTACGGACGCCATGGCGCCCAACCCAAAGCTGACCTACGTGGACCGCGTAGTGATGGAGATCATTGAAACGGAACGCATGTATGTGAAGGACCTGCGCAGCATCGTGGAG GACTACTTGGCTCACATTATTGATATGAGCAATCTCCCCATTCGACCAGAGCAAGTGTGTGCCCTGTTTGGAAACATAGAGGACATCTATGAGTTCAACAG tGAACTGCTGCAGTCCTTAGACATGTGTGACAATGACCCCGTGGCCATCGCTCAGTGTTTTGTGGATAAG agTGAATACTTTGAAATATACACTCAGTATTGCACCAACTATCCCAA CTCTGTGGCAGCCCTGACGGACTGTATGAGGAATAAAACTCTGGCCAAGTTTTTCAGGGATCGTCAGGCCAGTCTGAAGCGCTCCCTCCCGTTGGGTTCTTATCTACTGAAGCCGGTCCAGCGCATCCTAAAATACCACCTGCTTCTCCAG GAAATTGCCAAGCACTTCGATCCACACGAGGAGGGCTATGAGGTCATTCAAGAGGCCATCAAAACCATGACTGGAGTGGCCTGGTACATCAATGATATGAAGAGGAAACACGAACACGCTGTCAGAGTTCAG gagatCCAGTCTCTTTTGATCAACTGGAAGGGTCCAGACCTGACCACCTATGGAGAGCTTGCCCTGGAGGGAACCTTTCATGTTCTGCGGGCGAAGAACACTCGCACCCTCTTCCTTTTCGACAGGATGCTCCTTATTACCAAGAAAAGGGGCGAACACTATGTCTACAAGACCCACATCTCG TGCTCCACCCTCATGCTGCTGGATAGCGCCAAAGATCCTCTCCTCTTCAGCGTCATCCATTTCAAACACCCCAAGCAGCCCCATACAGTCCAG GCTAAGTCTGTGGAAGAGAAGCGCTTGTGGGCGCAGCATATCAAGAGGCTCATTCTGGAGAACCACAACGCTATTGTTCCACAAAAG GCAAGAGAAGGCACCTCGGACATTTCAGACA GTCCAGGAAAGTACCACTATAGTCCAGAGAGGCTGAAAAAGACGGAGAGCTGCCACAGGGATGAGTTCCATCTTGGTAGACGAAACGGGAGGAGGAGTTCAG agcCTGCAAAACAACTCATTAAGAATGCAAAAG TTTTCCATGCAGCTGTTTTGAAG GACGATCCGAGCGGTGATCTGGCTGAACAGAAAGCGGACAAAAGCGAGGAGGTAACGCCTCCCAGACCTGAGGATAAGGAAGAGGAGATGGCTGTGGAAGAATCCCCGACTGCACAG ACCACGGTGGCAGACTTGGGCCCTGTAGACTCTGAAGAACAGAAGCTGGACCATCAGGTGACAGAACGTTGCTCTCAGAGTCCcttgtctccctcctctccggTACCACAAAACTTCAAGGCATCAGAGTCTCAGGACAGCTCCAGAGAAActggagaggatggagatgTTGAAAGCGATTCCTCTGGTCTTCCAGCTGAGGACACAAGCATGCTGAGCAATGGGGGGCtctcagaggaagaagagatggtACTTTCAGGCAATAAAGGTATCCTGCCTGTATCTGTGTTGGACCAGGCAGGCATCATAGCGGAGGGTTTCATGAGCAGTCTGTCCAGGCGTAGCAGCCTGGTGTCAGAGGAACTGGCCTTTTCCTCACCATTTGTGCACAGTCCCTCAGCCTTGGAGGTAGAGACCGAAGTGGTGGCTAACTTTACCCCAGAGCCACAGGAGACCCCATTACAGCCTGAGGAGAGGACTCTCTCTGAAGGGGAACGCAGGTCTACCCTCTCTAAACAAGACCGCCTCCTCATTCACAAGATCAGAAGATACTACGAACACGCCGAGCACCAGGACGCTAACTTCAGCATCAAACGCAGGGAAAGTCTCTCATACATCCCAGCCGGACTAGTGCGCAACCTGAGCCAACAACTCAATGTCGGGCCTCGGGACCAGGCAGCCCTAGCATACAGGAAGGGCCAGTCTCGTAACCGCCCCACGTCATGGGCTGTGTTTGACCTACCTGGACTAGGAAAGAGTAAAAACATTCAGCATCATAAGGTCCCAGAACTCAAGATCAGCCCAGTGGAAGCCAAGACATGGTCACAGAGTGGCGCAGATCCCAGAGAGGAAGCATTCAGACCCTCGGCCGATATGCTTAGGGTGTGGGATGATATGGAAATGGCCCAGAAAGGGCAGCAGATTCCTGAGGAGGCCTGTGATGATTCAAGGACATTACTGGATACTGAGTCAGACATTTTGGAAATTTGCATGAATGAAGAGCCTCCTCAGGGTCCAATAGAGTCTGAAAACTGCCCTCCCCCAAAAGAATCCCCCACTTCCTCTCTGAGGACATCATTCCCAGCAGTGCAGGAGGAACCTCCTCAAGAATCTACGACGCAAGAGAAGAACCATTTCGGTCCGGCCCACCTACCCAAGATCGTCACCTTCCAGAAATGTGCAGAGGAGGACCAGATCCTCGAAGATATGGGAAGGATGAAAAACAAAGTGTTCCAGTTGGCGCGTCAGTACAGCCAGCGCATCAAAAATAACAGACCATTAGTTTGGCAGAGGAACCGAGGGACAAACCAACAAGGTTTCAAGAATGTGCCCTCTGCCCAGGAGAAGTCAG GTAAACCCAACCTGAGACTGTCCATCAGTCCTTCCGATCAACCGCTCATCCACGATGAAAGTTCTCTAAGCCCGGTCCAGTCCCCAAGATCTGCCTCCAGCCCTGAGCAGACGCTTTCTCCTTCGCACAGCATGCAGTCAGACCGCTTCCTCTGGCCCGACGTTCAGGAGCTGCGCACCAAATACACCTCCCAGTCCTCGAAGCTGAACTGCACGGCCCCAAATGGGATGGTGAAGTGCAGCACCAGCGGATGTCAGGGCTGCCCGAGCCACTACAACAGTTTATTTGACCTtcgcagagctgcagcagactgTCACAGGACAGAAGCGCTCCCAAAACGGAGTCGTGGCGAGGAGGATCCGGCACAGCACacccttcatcctcctctctgcaggtggagctCTTTGGACCACGTGCTGGGGTCTCTGCCTCTCCACGAGGTGCAGAACCTCCAGGACGCGGCGAGTCCTGGCTGCACAGGCGGTCAGGTGCGTCTGGCAGCCAGAGAGAATGGAACCACGCACGCTGAAGTGGAAGCTCTTCAGGAGGGCTCGGACTGCTCCACAAAGTCAAAGTTAGCCGAAAGTCATCTGGTAAAAAGCTTACGGGAGAAGTTCCAGAGCCTGAGTGCAACTTCATGA
- the LOC130513159 gene encoding pleckstrin homology domain-containing family G member 3 isoform X6, with protein sequence MRNQWNGNTGCSNRKASGETPYIKDSPVITDAMAPNPKLTYVDRVVMEIIETERMYVKDLRSIVEDYLAHIIDMSNLPIRPEQVCALFGNIEDIYEFNSELLQSLDMCDNDPVAIAQCFVDKSEYFEIYTQYCTNYPNSVAALTDCMRNKTLAKFFRDRQASLKRSLPLGSYLLKPVQRILKYHLLLQEIAKHFDPHEEGYEVIQEAIKTMTGVAWYINDMKRKHEHAVRVQEIQSLLINWKGPDLTTYGELALEGTFHVLRAKNTRTLFLFDRMLLITKKRGEHYVYKTHISCSTLMLLDSAKDPLLFSVIHFKHPKQPHTVQAKSVEEKRLWAQHIKRLILENHNAIVPQKAREGTSDISDSPGKYHYSPERLKKTESCHRDEFHLGRRNGRRSSEPAKQLIKNAKVFHAAVLKHADSEGALLGERRRLQTASSVSTLALGLDEPQAVNQCVKDLSPRRSSQEQLSLADSDTKVSSSPSEGRLELEEAKEEKVQEEEEEGDSYKEDVLFGEDQVADFASSVLAAISCWQYKARALLSTHITTDDPSGDLAEQKADKSEEVTPPRPEDKEEEMAVEESPTAQTTVADLGPVDSEEQKLDHQVTERCSQSPLSPSSPVPQNFKASESQDSSRETGEDGDVESDSSGLPAEDTSMLSNGGLSEEEEMVLSGNKGILPVSVLDQAGIIAEGFMSSLSRRSSLVSEELAFSSPFVHSPSALEVETEVVANFTPEPQETPLQPEERTLSEGERRSTLSKQDRLLIHKIRRYYEHAEHQDANFSIKRRESLSYIPAGLVRNLSQQLNVGPRDQAALAYRKGQSRNRPTSWAVFDLPGLGKSKNIQHHKVPELKISPVEAKTWSQSGADPREEAFRPSADMLRVWDDMEMAQKGQQIPEEACDDSRTLLDTESDILEICMNEEPPQGPIESENCPPPKESPTSSLRTSFPAVQEEPPQESTTQEKNHFGPAHLPKIVTFQKCAEEDQILEDMGRMKNKVFQLARQYSQRIKNNRPLVWQRNRGTNQQGFKNVPSAQEKSGKPNLRLSISPSDQPLIHDESSLSPVQSPRSASSPEQTLSPSHSMQSDRFLWPDVQELRTKYTSQSSKLNCTAPNGMVKCSTSGCQGCPSHYNSLFDLRRAAADCHRTEALPKRSRGEEDPAQHTLHPPLCRWSSLDHVLGSLPLHEVQNLQDAASPGCTGGQVRLAARENGTTHAEVEALQEGSDCSTKSKLAESHLVKSLREKFQSLSATS encoded by the exons ATGAGAAACCAGTGGAACGGCAACACCGGCTGCTCCAACAGGAAAGCCAGCGGGGAGACTCCGTACATCAAAGACTCTCCCGTCATTACGGACGCCATGGCGCCCAACCCAAAGCTGACCTACGTGGACCGCGTAGTGATGGAGATCATTGAAACGGAACGCATGTATGTGAAGGACCTGCGCAGCATCGTGGAG GACTACTTGGCTCACATTATTGATATGAGCAATCTCCCCATTCGACCAGAGCAAGTGTGTGCCCTGTTTGGAAACATAGAGGACATCTATGAGTTCAACAG tGAACTGCTGCAGTCCTTAGACATGTGTGACAATGACCCCGTGGCCATCGCTCAGTGTTTTGTGGATAAG agTGAATACTTTGAAATATACACTCAGTATTGCACCAACTATCCCAA CTCTGTGGCAGCCCTGACGGACTGTATGAGGAATAAAACTCTGGCCAAGTTTTTCAGGGATCGTCAGGCCAGTCTGAAGCGCTCCCTCCCGTTGGGTTCTTATCTACTGAAGCCGGTCCAGCGCATCCTAAAATACCACCTGCTTCTCCAG GAAATTGCCAAGCACTTCGATCCACACGAGGAGGGCTATGAGGTCATTCAAGAGGCCATCAAAACCATGACTGGAGTGGCCTGGTACATCAATGATATGAAGAGGAAACACGAACACGCTGTCAGAGTTCAG gagatCCAGTCTCTTTTGATCAACTGGAAGGGTCCAGACCTGACCACCTATGGAGAGCTTGCCCTGGAGGGAACCTTTCATGTTCTGCGGGCGAAGAACACTCGCACCCTCTTCCTTTTCGACAGGATGCTCCTTATTACCAAGAAAAGGGGCGAACACTATGTCTACAAGACCCACATCTCG TGCTCCACCCTCATGCTGCTGGATAGCGCCAAAGATCCTCTCCTCTTCAGCGTCATCCATTTCAAACACCCCAAGCAGCCCCATACAGTCCAG GCTAAGTCTGTGGAAGAGAAGCGCTTGTGGGCGCAGCATATCAAGAGGCTCATTCTGGAGAACCACAACGCTATTGTTCCACAAAAG GCAAGAGAAGGCACCTCGGACATTTCAGACA GTCCAGGAAAGTACCACTATAGTCCAGAGAGGCTGAAAAAGACGGAGAGCTGCCACAGGGATGAGTTCCATCTTGGTAGACGAAACGGGAGGAGGAGTTCAG agcCTGCAAAACAACTCATTAAGAATGCAAAAG TTTTCCATGCAGCTGTTTTGAAG CATGCAGACAGTGAGGGCGCGCTGCTCGGGGAGAGGCGCCGCCTCCAGACAGCCTCTAGTGTCAGTACACTGGCCTTGGGTCTAGATGAGCCCCAGGCCGTCAACCAATGTGTGAAGGACCTTAGTCCCAGAAGGAGCTCTCAGGAGCAGCTTAGTCTTGCTGACAGTGACACCAAAGTGAGCTCTTCACCCAGTGAAGggaggctggagctggaggaggcaaaagaggagaaggtgcaggaggaggaggaagaaggggacAGTTACAAGGAAGATGTACTGTTTGGAGAAGACCAGGTAGCCGACTTTGCCAGCTCAGTGCTGGCAGCCATCTCCTGCTGGCAGTATAAAGCCAGGGCTTTGCTTTCTACTCACATCACAACG GACGATCCGAGCGGTGATCTGGCTGAACAGAAAGCGGACAAAAGCGAGGAGGTAACGCCTCCCAGACCTGAGGATAAGGAAGAGGAGATGGCTGTGGAAGAATCCCCGACTGCACAG ACCACGGTGGCAGACTTGGGCCCTGTAGACTCTGAAGAACAGAAGCTGGACCATCAGGTGACAGAACGTTGCTCTCAGAGTCCcttgtctccctcctctccggTACCACAAAACTTCAAGGCATCAGAGTCTCAGGACAGCTCCAGAGAAActggagaggatggagatgTTGAAAGCGATTCCTCTGGTCTTCCAGCTGAGGACACAAGCATGCTGAGCAATGGGGGGCtctcagaggaagaagagatggtACTTTCAGGCAATAAAGGTATCCTGCCTGTATCTGTGTTGGACCAGGCAGGCATCATAGCGGAGGGTTTCATGAGCAGTCTGTCCAGGCGTAGCAGCCTGGTGTCAGAGGAACTGGCCTTTTCCTCACCATTTGTGCACAGTCCCTCAGCCTTGGAGGTAGAGACCGAAGTGGTGGCTAACTTTACCCCAGAGCCACAGGAGACCCCATTACAGCCTGAGGAGAGGACTCTCTCTGAAGGGGAACGCAGGTCTACCCTCTCTAAACAAGACCGCCTCCTCATTCACAAGATCAGAAGATACTACGAACACGCCGAGCACCAGGACGCTAACTTCAGCATCAAACGCAGGGAAAGTCTCTCATACATCCCAGCCGGACTAGTGCGCAACCTGAGCCAACAACTCAATGTCGGGCCTCGGGACCAGGCAGCCCTAGCATACAGGAAGGGCCAGTCTCGTAACCGCCCCACGTCATGGGCTGTGTTTGACCTACCTGGACTAGGAAAGAGTAAAAACATTCAGCATCATAAGGTCCCAGAACTCAAGATCAGCCCAGTGGAAGCCAAGACATGGTCACAGAGTGGCGCAGATCCCAGAGAGGAAGCATTCAGACCCTCGGCCGATATGCTTAGGGTGTGGGATGATATGGAAATGGCCCAGAAAGGGCAGCAGATTCCTGAGGAGGCCTGTGATGATTCAAGGACATTACTGGATACTGAGTCAGACATTTTGGAAATTTGCATGAATGAAGAGCCTCCTCAGGGTCCAATAGAGTCTGAAAACTGCCCTCCCCCAAAAGAATCCCCCACTTCCTCTCTGAGGACATCATTCCCAGCAGTGCAGGAGGAACCTCCTCAAGAATCTACGACGCAAGAGAAGAACCATTTCGGTCCGGCCCACCTACCCAAGATCGTCACCTTCCAGAAATGTGCAGAGGAGGACCAGATCCTCGAAGATATGGGAAGGATGAAAAACAAAGTGTTCCAGTTGGCGCGTCAGTACAGCCAGCGCATCAAAAATAACAGACCATTAGTTTGGCAGAGGAACCGAGGGACAAACCAACAAGGTTTCAAGAATGTGCCCTCTGCCCAGGAGAAGTCAG GTAAACCCAACCTGAGACTGTCCATCAGTCCTTCCGATCAACCGCTCATCCACGATGAAAGTTCTCTAAGCCCGGTCCAGTCCCCAAGATCTGCCTCCAGCCCTGAGCAGACGCTTTCTCCTTCGCACAGCATGCAGTCAGACCGCTTCCTCTGGCCCGACGTTCAGGAGCTGCGCACCAAATACACCTCCCAGTCCTCGAAGCTGAACTGCACGGCCCCAAATGGGATGGTGAAGTGCAGCACCAGCGGATGTCAGGGCTGCCCGAGCCACTACAACAGTTTATTTGACCTtcgcagagctgcagcagactgTCACAGGACAGAAGCGCTCCCAAAACGGAGTCGTGGCGAGGAGGATCCGGCACAGCACacccttcatcctcctctctgcaggtggagctCTTTGGACCACGTGCTGGGGTCTCTGCCTCTCCACGAGGTGCAGAACCTCCAGGACGCGGCGAGTCCTGGCTGCACAGGCGGTCAGGTGCGTCTGGCAGCCAGAGAGAATGGAACCACGCACGCTGAAGTGGAAGCTCTTCAGGAGGGCTCGGACTGCTCCACAAAGTCAAAGTTAGCCGAAAGTCATCTGGTAAAAAGCTTACGGGAGAAGTTCCAGAGCCTGAGTGCAACTTCATGA